The following are from one region of the Sorghum bicolor cultivar BTx623 chromosome 2, Sorghum_bicolor_NCBIv3, whole genome shotgun sequence genome:
- the LOC8055848 gene encoding photosystem I reaction center subunit V, chloroplastic: MATSTAAVLSPPSVAGLRLAPSPRRAARVAFRAAPARRSVAARAELSASLVISLSTGVSLFLGRFVFFNFQRENVAKQVPAQNGKTHFDAGDERAKEFAALLKSNDPVGFNLVDVLAWGSLGHIVAYYILATSSNGYDPNFF, from the coding sequence ATGGCCACATCGACCGCCGCCGTGCTGTCCCCGCCGTCCGTGGCCGGGCTCCGCCTGGCGCCGTCCCCCCGCCGGGCGGCGCGCGTGGCGTTCcgcgcggcgccggcgcggcggtccgtggcggcgcgcgcggagCTGAGCGCGTCGCTGGTGATCAGCCTGAGCACGGGCGTGTCGCTGTTCCTGGGCCGCTTCGTCTTCTTCAACTTCCAGCGGGAGAACGTGGCGAAGCAGGTGCCCGCGCAGAACGGCAAGACGCACTTcgacgccggcgacgagcgcgcCAAGGAGTTCGCGGCCCTGCTCAAGTCCAACGACCCCGTGGGCTTCAACCTCGTCGACGTCCTCGCCTGGGGCTCGCTCGGCCACATCGTCGCCTACTACATCCTCGCCACCTCCAGCAACGGATACGACCCCAACTTCTTCTGA
- the LOC8055847 gene encoding GPI-anchored protein LLG1, with protein MGPHGGSIALRAVVLAAVLGFAAAGFISNDALLDRGHDTTGRSLLQAKKDCPVSFEGANYTIITSRCKGPLYQPTLCCGALKDFACPYATYINDVTTNCAATMFSYINLYGKYPPGLFANTCHEGDKGLACPEDTPQVQPGQKASGAAAVAAAPAAALAAALAASLLVSC; from the exons ATGGGTCCCCACGGAGGCAGCATTGCGCTCCGCGCGGTCGTGCTCGCCGCCGTCCTCGGCTTCGCCGCCGCCGGGTTCATCTCGA ATGACGCGCTGCTGGATCGCGGGCACGACACCACCGGCCGGAGCCTGCTGCAGGCCAAGAAAG ATTGCCCGGTGAGCTTCGAGGGCGCCAACTACACGATCATCACGAGCCGGTGCAAGGGCCCGCTGTACCAGCCGACGCTGTGCTGCGGCGCGCTCAAGGACTTCGCGTGCCCCTACGCCACCTACATCAACGACGTCACGACCAACTGCGCCGCCACCATGTTCAGCTACATCAACCTCTACGGCAAGTACCCGCCGGGCCTCTTCGCCAACACCTGCCACGAGGGCGACAAGGGCCTCGCGTGCCCCGAGGACACCCCGCAGGTCCAGCCCGGGCAGAAGGCCTCCGGcgcggccgccgtcgccgccgcgcccGCCGCGGCCCTGGCCGCCGCGCTGGCCGCCTCGTTGCTCGTGTCCTGCTGA
- the LOC8055849 gene encoding uncharacterized protein LOC8055849, which yields MSALGPLRRWKRFFSVFGQIDAAIEAAHPSISRDEFRSLRGRIVEMLCDSEDDDERAEQLCLALDGAMAESLVTLLEVPVSSRVLVSGDLPKSVSALGQHESARIRSLTRGVVRGWRSAVESELESAKAAMEALNNLSHLMPPEKERLASNSHVPIAAGKDETRIKHTPAKFPSKRTPNITGKDETQIKDTPAKFPCKRTPVAGSSCSESREVLATKRKLREGYQEVENAQSQRKTRVIEEPKMLEQPKQKKMHPMITPRESSRARCGNLTTVRRSLMPSFMV from the coding sequence atgTCAGCGCTAGGTCCGCTGCGCCGCTGGAAGCGCTTCTTCTCGGTGTTCGGTCAAATCGACGCCGCCATCGAAGCCGCCCACCCGTCCATCTCCCGCGACGAGTTCCGGTCCCTAAGGGGCAGAATCGTCGAGATGCTGTGCGACTCCGAAGACGACGACGAGAGAGCGGAGCAGCTCTGCTTAGCTCTCGACGGCGCGATGGCGGAGTCCCTCGTCACGCTGCTGGAGGTGCCCGTGTCGTCGAGGGTGCTGGTGTCAGGCGACCTTCCTAAGTCCGTCTCCGCCCTGGGGCAGCACGAGTCGGCCCGGATCCGCAGCCTCACGCGCGGCGTCGTGCGCGGGTGGCGGTCAGCCGTCGAGAGTGAACTGGAGAGCGCCAAAGCGGCTATGGAGGCCCTGAACAACCTGTCTCATCTGATGCCGCCTGAGAAAGAGAGACTCGCCTCCAACAGTCATGTGCCCATCGCCGCCGGCAAAGACGAGACGCGAATCAAACACACGCCGGCCAAATTTCCATCGAAGAGGACTCCCAACATCACCGGCAAAGACGAGACGCAAATCAAAGACACGCCGGCCAAATTTCCATGCAAGAGGACTCCCGTCGCTGGCAGCAGTTGCAGTGAATCCCGCGAGGTGCTGGCTACAAAGCGTAAGCTCCGAGAGGGCTACCAGGAGGTCGAGAACGCCCAGAGTCAGCGCAAGACCCGCGTCATCGAGGAACCCAAGATGTTAGAACAGCCGAAGCAGAAGAAAATGCATCCCATGATCACACCACGGGAGAGTAGCCGAGCAAGATGTGGGAACCTAACCACCGTGAGGCGTTCTCTGATGCCTTCCTTCATGGTTTAG
- the LOC8055846 gene encoding phosphatidylinositol/phosphatidylcholine transfer protein SFH6, protein MSVSHADEHEISLCDPNSEDDRRRRKIGSLPRKAIHALRKKRARRRVTDFRFPAAISIEDVRDAEEERAVAAFRDRLAAHRLLPDKHDDYHMMLRFLKARKFDSEKAMQMWSEMLRWRKEFGADTILEDFEFDELDDVLQYYPQGYHGVDREGRPVYIERLGKVDPNKLMQITTVDRYIKYHVQEFERAFRERFPACTLAAKRHIDSTTTILDVQGVGFKNFSKTARELVQRMQRVDSDYYPETLHQMYVVNAGSGFKLIWNSIKGFLDPKTSSKIHVLGSNYQSRLIEVIDSSELPKFLGGSCTCSDKGGCLGSNRGPWNDPVIMKLIHSMEGGSTREIKQVSDGDERSGSSLRTENLKGMLSDISNAESESDVDDVGLTVVQKSTDHSLLTPVHEEVKGSDSSIFCSSGSKHLLDMTPPQGSPPMEVPIQLTCQKYFPTFGWLNNLGSTYISLHGTSAGRTLENLVTGLIAVLIRISSFFHLFVYRQERFLENVHPYAASEQPKPQVVREEDMSACLQRLKKLESLCDHLMSKPPDMPKEKELLLLQSFDRIKSLEAELDMTKKALQAAVEKQMELVDTVEALQHRSSSVRRRFCCS, encoded by the exons ATGTCAG TGAGCCATGCCGACGAGCACGAGATATCTCTGTGCGATCCCAACTCCGAGGACGACCGGCGGCGTCGGAAGATCGGGTCGCTGCCGCGGAAGGCTATCCATGCGCTGCGCAAGAAGCGCGCCCGGCGGCGCGTCACTGACTTCCGGTTCCCCGCGGCCATCTCCATCGAGGACGTCCGCGACGCCGAGGAGGAGCGCGCCGTCGCCGCCTTCCGCGACCGTCTCGCCGCGCACCGCCTCCTCCCGGACAAGCACGACGACTACCACATGATGCTGAG GTTTCTGAAAGCCAGGAAGTTCGATTCCGAGAAGGCGATGCAAATGTGGTCGGagatgctgaggtggaggaaaGAGTTTGGTGCCGACACGATCTTGGAG GACTTTGAGTTCGACGAGCTCGACGATGTACTCCAGTACTATCCTCAGGGCTACCATGGCGTCGACCGCGAAGGCAGGCCGGTGTACATTGAGAGGCTGGGCAAAGTTGATCCCAACAAGCTCATGCAGATCACCACGGTGGATCGCTACATCAAGTACCATGTGCAGGAATTCGAGAGGGCCTTCAGGGAGAGGTTCCCTGCCTGCACACTGGCAGCCAAGAGGCACATTGACTCCACTACCACTATACTGGACGTCCAAGGCGTG GGGTTCAAGAATTTCTCAAAGACCGCAAGGGAGCTTGTCCAACGTATGCAGAGAGTAGACAGTGACTACTATCCTGAG ACGCTACATCAGATGTATGTTGTGAATGCAGGCAGTGGGTTTAAACTGATCTGGAACAGTATTAAGGGATTCCTTGACCCAAAAACTTCTTCCAAGATCCAT GTTCTTGGTTCGAACTACCAGAGCAGACTTATTGAAGTTATTGACTCAAG TGAATTGCCAAAATTTCTTGGCGGATCATGCACATGTAGTGACAAGGGTGGTTGCCTCGGGTCTAATAGGGGTCCATGGAATGACCCTGTCATTATGAAG CTAATACACAGTATGGAAGGTGGTAGTACTAGAGAAATAAAGCAAGTTTCTGACGGGGATGAAAGAAGTGGCTCTTCCCTAAGGACAGAAAACCTGAAG GGTATGCTCAGTGACATATCTAACGCTGAATCTGAGTCGGATGTTGATGATGTTGGTTTAACAGTTGTCCAAAAGAGTACAGACCACAGTTTACTTACCCCAGTTCATGAAGAA GTCAAGGGGTCAGATTCTTCGATATTCTGTAGTTCTGGCAGTAAGCATCTCCTAGACATGACTCCTCCCCAGGGATCCCCTCCAATGGAGGTGCCCATTCAATTGACCTGCCAGAAATATTTTCCTACCTTTGGATGGCTAAACAATTTAG GGAGTACTTATATTAGTTTGCATGGTACATCTGCTGGAAGGACTTTGGAAAACCTTGTTACTGGACTGATCGCAGTCTTGATCAGAATATCATCTTTCTTCCACCTTTTCGTCTATAGACAAGAAAGATTTCTAGAAAATGTCCATCCTTATGCTGCATCAGAGCAACCAAAACCACAAGTTGTAAGAGAAGAGGACATGAGTGCTTGCTTACAGCGTCTCAAGAAGCTCGAGTCACTGTGCGATCACCTCATGAGCAAACCTCCAGATATGCCGAAAGAGAAAGAACTTCTATTGTTGCAGTCCTTCGATCGGATTAAATCCCTTGAGGCTGAACTGGACATGACGAAAAAA GCGTTGCAGGCTGCCGTGGAAAAGCAGATGGAATTGGTGGATACGGTGGAGGCTCTGCAGCACCGATCGTCTAGCGTTAGG CGGAGATTTTGCTGTTCATAG